A genomic stretch from Chloroflexota bacterium includes:
- a CDS encoding GNAT family N-acetyltransferase: MEASIRVVPSAALSTHEWSTLTDLCVAAFAEDWDGYWESIGPGVHVMAEEAGRGIVAHAAIVDRLLYPGDATLRAGYVEAVAVVPDLQRRGLGTRVMEVINRMVDEGYELGALGTGSHEFYARLGWVIWRGPTWIRERDGRLERSPGLDLSRPIAVDWRPGEVW, encoded by the coding sequence GTGGAAGCCTCCATCCGGGTCGTCCCCTCAGCCGCACTCAGCACCCACGAGTGGTCGACCCTGACCGACCTGTGTGTGGCGGCTTTCGCCGAGGACTGGGACGGCTATTGGGAGTCGATCGGGCCGGGCGTCCACGTGATGGCGGAGGAGGCGGGACGCGGCATCGTGGCGCACGCCGCCATTGTCGATCGGCTCCTGTACCCGGGTGACGCGACCCTTCGCGCCGGCTATGTCGAGGCCGTGGCGGTCGTGCCGGACCTGCAGCGCCGGGGCCTCGGAACCAGGGTGATGGAGGTCATCAACCGGATGGTCGACGAGGGTTACGAGCTCGGCGCGCTGGGCACCGGCAGCCACGAGTTCTACGCGCGGCTGGGCTGGGTCATCTGGCGAGGCCCGACCTGGATCCGCGAGCGCGACGGGCGCCTCGAGCGATCGCCCGGCCTCGACCTCTCCCGGCCGATCGCGGTGGACTGGCGACCCGGCGAGGTCTGGTAG
- a CDS encoding DnaJ domain-containing protein: MSEQDFYKVLQVDPDADADVIAAAFGVLSGKLNPRTDQTGVHEVRLAELNRAYLILRDRAARLAYDKKRNTELVAMGPGDNGHDYQRLGSGSLTERVQAGPNGEHVDSLTISFGRYAGWTLGALVRQDPDYLRWLSRHSSGIRYRAAILKLLGEQEEQHASQAKR, translated from the coding sequence GTGAGCGAACAAGACTTTTACAAGGTTCTCCAGGTCGACCCTGACGCCGATGCGGACGTGATCGCGGCGGCGTTTGGCGTGCTATCGGGCAAGCTCAATCCCAGGACGGACCAGACCGGAGTCCACGAGGTCCGCCTGGCGGAGTTGAACCGTGCCTACCTCATCCTTCGGGATCGAGCCGCGCGGCTCGCCTACGACAAGAAGCGGAATACAGAGTTGGTGGCGATGGGTCCGGGCGATAACGGCCACGACTACCAGCGCCTGGGCAGCGGCTCACTCACCGAGCGCGTGCAGGCCGGCCCGAATGGCGAGCACGTGGATTCCCTGACGATCAGCTTCGGGCGATACGCCGGCTGGACGCTGGGCGCACTCGTCCGCCAGGACCCTGACTACCTCCGCTGGCTCAGCCGCCACTCTTCAGGAATCCGGTACCGCGCCGCCATCTTGAAGCTTCTTGGCGAGCAGGAAGAGCAACACGCGTCCCAGGCCAAGAGGTAG
- a CDS encoding ABC transporter permease, whose translation MLGIAYETFLLGRRSFLRWARVPGNWLSTLFFPLIQLVIFSQLFKDIIQLPGFEESSYLAYLAPGQIVFAVFLGVSWVGINLLMDFHSGYLDKLRVTPINRISILFGEMVPLFFTCALMAAVILVTSIVLGASLVTGIPGALGILALSGLFGIAWAGTSFVPALLTKNEQAAGTLSLLFFPLAFMSTAFVPVERMPEWLQVVNQWNPISYVIEAQRGLMSTGFDAALMGKALLAMAILFVVTQGATIWAFRRLTA comes from the coding sequence ATGCTTGGAATTGCCTACGAGACCTTCCTGCTCGGTCGCCGCTCCTTCCTGCGCTGGGCTCGCGTGCCGGGCAACTGGCTGAGCACGCTCTTCTTCCCGCTCATCCAGCTGGTCATCTTCAGCCAGCTGTTCAAGGACATCATCCAGCTGCCAGGCTTCGAAGAGTCGAGCTACCTCGCCTACCTGGCACCCGGCCAGATCGTGTTCGCCGTCTTCCTGGGGGTGTCGTGGGTGGGGATCAACCTGCTGATGGACTTCCACAGCGGCTACCTGGACAAGCTGCGCGTGACGCCCATCAATCGGATCTCGATTCTGTTCGGGGAGATGGTGCCGCTCTTCTTCACCTGTGCGCTGATGGCCGCCGTCATCCTCGTCACGAGCATCGTGCTGGGGGCGAGCCTCGTAACGGGGATCCCTGGCGCCCTGGGCATCCTGGCGCTGTCCGGACTCTTCGGGATCGCATGGGCCGGCACCTCGTTCGTGCCCGCCCTGCTCACCAAGAACGAGCAGGCGGCCGGCACCCTGTCGCTCCTCTTCTTCCCCCTCGCCTTCATGTCGACCGCCTTCGTGCCGGTCGAGCGCATGCCGGAGTGGCTGCAGGTCGTCAACCAATGGAATCCGATCAGCTACGTCATCGAGGCGCAGCGCGGGCTGATGTCGACCGGCTTCGACGCAGCGTTGATGGGCAAGGCGCTCCTCGCCATGGCGATCCTGTTCGTCGTTACCCAGGGGGCCACGATCTGGGCCTTCCGGCGGCTCACCGCCTAG
- a CDS encoding DnaJ domain-containing protein, whose amino-acid sequence MERRDAYRILHVIRDADPDVVRAAYRVLARKLHPDGKDAPLDAAAERRMADLNWAYAQVRDEAARRTYERERTANPPRTAAEPRSHGAPLADGDDATLVTLDFGRYSGWMLRDVARRDIDYLIWLRRHASGARFRSAIDLLVREQKPVERPVGRKR is encoded by the coding sequence GTGGAGAGACGCGACGCGTATCGCATCCTGCATGTCATCCGGGATGCGGACCCCGATGTCGTTCGAGCCGCCTACCGCGTGCTCGCCCGCAAGCTGCATCCCGATGGCAAGGACGCACCCCTGGACGCTGCCGCCGAGCGGCGCATGGCGGATCTGAACTGGGCCTACGCACAGGTGCGAGACGAGGCCGCTCGCAGGACGTATGAGCGCGAGCGAACGGCAAACCCGCCCCGCACCGCCGCCGAACCGAGAAGCCACGGAGCCCCGCTGGCGGATGGCGACGACGCCACCTTGGTCACGCTCGATTTTGGGCGCTACTCGGGCTGGATGTTGCGTGACGTGGCCAGGCGGGACATCGACTACCTCATCTGGCTGCGGCGGCATGCATCGGGGGCGCGCTTTCGCTCGGCGATCGACCTGCTGGTGCGCGAGCAGAAACCAGTTGAACGTCCCGTCGGCAGAAAGCGCTGA
- a CDS encoding AbrB/MazE/SpoVT family DNA-binding domain-containing protein, which translates to MLKQIRLRQAGGSVSATLPKEMADRLSLGAGDEVLAVETTDGILLTPYDAATLEAVSVGRRLAKRYRSALRELAH; encoded by the coding sequence ATGTTGAAGCAGATTCGCCTCCGCCAGGCCGGCGGCTCGGTGAGCGCGACCCTGCCCAAGGAGATGGCTGATCGGCTCAGCTTGGGCGCGGGCGACGAGGTGCTGGCGGTCGAGACGACCGATGGGATCCTGTTGACGCCCTATGACGCCGCCACACTCGAGGCGGTCAGCGTTGGTCGCCGGCTGGCCAAGCGGTATCGAAGCGCGCTCCGCGAACTGGCCCACTAG
- a CDS encoding kelch repeat-containing protein translates to MIRRLVRVIVVVLLGVAIGVMAYVAFLMMTNPRPRDAVGWTLLAPLPSGRGETAAAVADGRLYVIGGLTGLGGQATGEVSAYDPALDAWESAPPLPAARHHAAAAGLDGVVYAGGGAAADGTPQPTLWALDPATEAWRELAPMPEPRLGHRIVAIGDRLYVVGGVGVTAKVLAYDPATDAWTTGAPIPTPRNHLAAVVVEGEIWAIGGRSGSQIHTRVDIYDTSTDSWRDGPLLPEATSGASEGVVDGVIFVSGGEDPSGAGGVIDRHWMLDTRSETTRWEPLSPPPLPVHGAHGAALDGRFLIVGGALRQGAFSRLSWTISAQAYRPQL, encoded by the coding sequence ATGATTCGTCGGCTGGTGCGGGTCATCGTTGTTGTGCTGCTGGGAGTTGCGATTGGCGTCATGGCCTATGTCGCCTTCCTGATGATGACCAACCCGCGACCGCGGGACGCGGTGGGCTGGACGCTGCTTGCCCCGCTTCCGTCCGGGCGCGGCGAAACGGCGGCGGCGGTCGCGGATGGGCGGCTGTACGTCATCGGGGGGCTGACGGGCCTCGGAGGCCAGGCCACTGGGGAGGTATCGGCCTACGACCCGGCGCTCGACGCCTGGGAGTCAGCGCCTCCCCTCCCCGCGGCCCGACACCATGCGGCGGCAGCCGGCCTGGACGGCGTCGTTTATGCCGGCGGGGGTGCCGCTGCGGACGGGACACCCCAGCCGACACTCTGGGCGCTCGATCCCGCGACGGAAGCATGGCGCGAGCTGGCGCCGATGCCGGAGCCCCGCCTGGGGCATCGGATTGTGGCCATCGGCGATCGTTTGTACGTGGTTGGCGGGGTCGGCGTGACCGCCAAGGTCCTGGCCTACGACCCCGCGACCGATGCATGGACAACCGGAGCCCCGATCCCGACACCGCGAAACCACCTCGCCGCGGTTGTCGTCGAGGGCGAGATCTGGGCCATCGGCGGCCGATCCGGCAGCCAGATCCATACCCGGGTCGACATCTACGACACGAGCACCGACTCATGGCGCGACGGTCCGCTCCTCCCTGAGGCGACCAGTGGCGCGTCCGAGGGAGTCGTGGACGGCGTCATCTTCGTCTCAGGCGGCGAGGATCCCAGTGGGGCGGGCGGGGTGATCGACCGCCACTGGATGCTCGATACTCGGTCAGAGACGACCCGTTGGGAGCCGCTGTCGCCACCGCCACTCCCCGTTCACGGTGCGCACGGGGCAGCACTCGATGGCCGGTTCCTGATCGTCGGCGGCGCACTGCGGCAGGGTGCCTTCTCGAGGCTCAGCTGGACCATCTCGGCCCAGGCCTACCGGCCCCAGTTGTAA
- a CDS encoding BrnT family toxin has product MTTPRFLWDEDKEADNVRKHGVDFRQAIEVLLDPLARSEEDVEHSTGEQRWSTTGRSRRGQVLHVTTSEDGFTIRIISARDATRRERHAYEEA; this is encoded by the coding sequence ATGACGACGCCCCGCTTCCTCTGGGACGAGGACAAGGAGGCTGACAATGTTCGCAAGCACGGGGTCGACTTTCGGCAAGCGATCGAGGTGCTTTTGGATCCCCTCGCCAGGTCTGAGGAAGATGTGGAGCACTCAACCGGTGAGCAACGCTGGAGCACGACGGGAAGGTCTCGCAGGGGCCAAGTCCTCCACGTGACAACGTCGGAGGACGGCTTTACCATCCGGATCATCTCCGCACGCGACGCCACCAGGCGGGAACGACATGCCTACGAAGAAGCCTAA
- a CDS encoding type II toxin-antitoxin system death-on-curing family toxin — protein MEEPTWLSRLAIDALHLDQLREHGGLRGLRDENALGSALARPQQRWRYDPKADLADLAAAYGFGLVRDHPYADGNKRIGFLALATFLDLNGVVLSAADADVVAMMDSLAAGTSSEEELAVWIRRHT, from the coding sequence ATGGAAGAGCCGACCTGGCTTTCGCGCCTCGCCATTGACGCGCTCCACCTGGACCAGCTCCGTGAGCACGGCGGCCTGCGAGGCCTTCGCGACGAGAACGCGCTCGGGTCGGCGTTGGCCCGCCCGCAACAGCGGTGGCGATACGACCCGAAGGCCGATCTAGCCGATCTGGCTGCGGCCTACGGGTTCGGCCTGGTCCGGGACCATCCCTACGCGGACGGCAACAAGCGCATCGGTTTCCTGGCCCTCGCGACGTTTCTTGACCTGAATGGGGTGGTCTTGAGTGCCGCCGATGCCGATGTCGTGGCCATGATGGATTCCCTTGCCGCCGGCACGTCGAGTGAGGAGGAGCTGGCGGTCTGGATCAGACGCCACACCTGA
- a CDS encoding alpha/beta hydrolase — MPTLNLNGADIAYDEAGSGHPLLLVHAGIANRHMWDPVWEALAARFRVIRPDLRGFGESIAATEAFTNWHDLARLLRALAAVPAHVIGVSMGGSASLDLALGEPYKVDRLVVVAPGLAGWEWADSLKADWEAEEAAWQRGDLDEVAWANVRTWVDGPLRGREAPPELRQAVFDMYRPALELQAVEGAVDAEPLEPRAADRLGEVGARTLVVVGELDQPDMMEMGVHLAASIPHARLVRMPGVAHLPPMEAPEEFLRIVTEFLES; from the coding sequence ATGCCAACCCTGAACCTCAACGGAGCCGATATCGCCTACGACGAGGCTGGTTCAGGCCATCCGCTGCTGCTCGTCCACGCCGGGATCGCCAACCGGCACATGTGGGATCCGGTCTGGGAGGCTCTGGCTGCCCGGTTCCGGGTGATCCGCCCCGATCTGCGCGGCTTCGGCGAGTCCATCGCCGCCACCGAGGCCTTCACCAACTGGCACGACCTCGCCCGGCTGCTCCGGGCGCTGGCCGCGGTGCCGGCCCACGTGATCGGTGTCTCGATGGGTGGGTCGGCGTCGCTCGACCTGGCGCTGGGCGAGCCGTACAAGGTGGATCGCCTGGTAGTGGTCGCTCCAGGCCTTGCCGGCTGGGAGTGGGCTGATTCATTGAAGGCCGATTGGGAGGCAGAAGAGGCCGCCTGGCAGCGAGGCGACCTCGACGAGGTGGCATGGGCCAATGTGCGGACCTGGGTTGACGGGCCACTTCGAGGCCGCGAGGCGCCACCCGAGCTGCGACAGGCCGTGTTCGACATGTACCGCCCCGCCCTTGAGCTCCAGGCCGTCGAGGGTGCAGTCGACGCTGAGCCGCTCGAGCCGCGGGCTGCGGATCGGCTGGGGGAGGTCGGCGCGCGCACGCTCGTGGTGGTGGGAGAGCTGGATCAGCCGGACATGATGGAGATGGGGGTGCACCTGGCCGCGTCCATTCCGCACGCGCGGCTGGTCAGGATGCCCGGCGTCGCGCACTTGCCGCCAATGGAGGCGCCAGAGGAGTTCCTGCGCATCGTCACGGAGTTCCTGGAGAGCTAG
- a CDS encoding lysyl oxidase family protein, with amino-acid sequence MRRPKWVSLSAAAVAAVLVSATTLAVEPVVLTPDLVTIEPKDFSIDTSTVSGRRLLRFDNEVLNTARDGRGALAANIGPLEVFPSKTKCGTRGEDRIAMQRLYHDANGNGVFERGTDTSSTTAEAGCMTFHAQHRHWHIDNFASYELYATDVDGERTGLSLTSSPKATFCLIDVHNPQAGVTGSPSSKYYRSCGRNATEGLSIGWSDEYPSTISGQWVDITGLAAGLYCFVSTADPTVHLTERNDANNAASVRVQIGLTASGLAETDC; translated from the coding sequence GTGCGACGACCAAAATGGGTATCGCTTTCCGCAGCGGCCGTCGCCGCAGTGCTCGTCAGCGCAACAACCCTCGCGGTCGAGCCCGTGGTGTTGACGCCTGACCTGGTGACGATCGAGCCGAAGGACTTCAGCATTGACACCTCGACCGTCTCCGGTCGCCGCCTGCTGCGATTCGACAACGAGGTCCTCAACACGGCGCGCGACGGGAGAGGGGCACTGGCCGCCAACATCGGGCCGCTGGAGGTCTTCCCCAGCAAGACGAAGTGCGGCACCAGAGGCGAGGACCGCATCGCGATGCAGCGCCTCTACCATGACGCGAACGGCAACGGCGTGTTCGAGCGCGGGACCGACACCTCCTCGACCACCGCCGAGGCGGGCTGTATGACGTTCCACGCCCAGCATCGGCACTGGCACATCGACAACTTCGCGTCGTACGAGCTCTACGCCACCGATGTCGACGGCGAGCGCACCGGCCTGTCGCTGACCAGCAGCCCCAAGGCAACCTTCTGCCTCATCGATGTCCACAACCCCCAGGCGGGCGTCACCGGCTCGCCGTCGAGCAAGTACTACCGCAGCTGCGGGCGGAACGCGACCGAAGGGCTGAGCATCGGTTGGAGTGACGAGTACCCCAGCACGATCTCCGGCCAGTGGGTCGACATCACCGGCCTCGCCGCTGGCCTGTACTGCTTCGTCTCCACCGCGGATCCGACCGTCCACCTTACGGAGCGCAACGATGCGAACAACGCGGCGTCGGTTCGCGTGCAGATCGGCTTGACCGCCAGCGGACTGGCCGAGACTGACTGCTGA
- a CDS encoding VOC family protein, which yields MNFNSILIGSEDPQRLVDYYTKLLGEPTWSDGGYVGWAIGSGAVTIGPHDQVHGKNAHPGRIIWNIESTEVKADFERFKAAGGVVIREPYTFEEAPGSWIATFADPDDNYFQLMSPMQPGEPS from the coding sequence GTGAACTTCAACAGCATTCTGATCGGGTCGGAGGACCCGCAGCGCCTCGTCGATTATTACACCAAGCTCCTTGGCGAGCCGACCTGGAGCGACGGCGGCTACGTCGGCTGGGCGATCGGCTCCGGCGCGGTCACCATCGGCCCGCACGACCAGGTCCACGGCAAGAACGCCCATCCGGGCCGGATCATCTGGAACATCGAGAGCACCGAGGTGAAGGCCGATTTCGAGCGCTTCAAGGCCGCCGGCGGCGTCGTCATCCGCGAGCCGTACACCTTCGAGGAAGCGCCCGGATCCTGGATCGCCACCTTTGCCGACCCGGACGACAACTACTTCCAGCTCATGAGCCCGATGCAGCCCGGCGAACCTTCCTAG
- a CDS encoding YdhR family protein — protein sequence MISADAEGSRQYQSLPVRKSGSVSLWAKRTDVPGSRPVPWLNDANPNREPVMHVQIVTYRVEGVSDADFIEANREFAEAMAGVPGLLAKVWLKRPNGDVYGGLYLWRDREAYEAFLASELWAEVLNDASMLAVESADYGVMQELTRATQLGLKLL from the coding sequence ATGATCAGCGCTGACGCCGAAGGATCTCGTCAATATCAGTCTCTACCTGTAAGGAAATCGGGCAGTGTCTCACTTTGGGCCAAGCGAACCGACGTGCCCGGATCGCGGCCCGTACCATGGCTGAACGACGCGAATCCTAATAGAGAGCCGGTGATGCATGTTCAGATCGTCACCTACCGCGTGGAAGGCGTCAGCGACGCCGACTTCATCGAGGCGAACAGGGAGTTCGCTGAGGCGATGGCAGGCGTGCCCGGGCTGCTCGCCAAGGTGTGGCTGAAGCGCCCCAACGGGGATGTCTACGGCGGTTTGTACCTCTGGCGGGACCGCGAGGCTTACGAGGCGTTTCTGGCGAGTGAGCTGTGGGCCGAGGTTCTCAACGACGCTTCGATGCTCGCCGTGGAATCCGCCGACTACGGCGTCATGCAGGAACTCACGCGGGCCACGCAGCTCGGATTGAAGCTGCTGTAA
- a CDS encoding ATP-binding cassette domain-containing protein has product MQETPSAGGTPVIQVSDLVKVYKGGTRAVDGVSFTVGEGEFFGFLGPNGAGKTTTIRILATLLRPTSGSATVSGIDVMAHPGEVRRQVGFAMQTVAVDPLATGRENLELIGRLRRVPAAQLQTRIDELLVLMKLTESQKKVVGTFSGGMKRRLDLASALLHRPRVLFLDEPTEGLDPQSRNALWEELESVNASGTTMLLTTHYMEEADRLCKRIAIIDEGKIVVEGTPAELKRTVGNDVVELALEADGADDLDRQRADIGRMLEGFEPVAEIKPSPSGIQLYVSNAAAAIPELMRRLDGDGVRIGSLTMHQPSLDDVFLRYTGKTIREEQANVHFTGWY; this is encoded by the coding sequence ATGCAGGAAACACCCTCGGCAGGCGGCACCCCTGTCATCCAGGTCAGCGACCTCGTCAAGGTCTACAAGGGCGGTACCCGGGCGGTGGACGGGGTCAGCTTTACGGTGGGCGAGGGCGAGTTTTTCGGCTTCCTGGGGCCGAACGGCGCAGGCAAGACCACCACGATCCGGATCCTGGCCACGCTGCTGCGCCCGACATCGGGCTCCGCCACCGTGTCGGGCATCGACGTCATGGCGCATCCGGGCGAGGTCCGCAGGCAGGTCGGCTTCGCGATGCAGACGGTGGCCGTCGATCCTCTCGCCACTGGCCGCGAGAACCTGGAGCTGATTGGACGCCTCCGGCGCGTTCCAGCAGCCCAGTTGCAAACCCGCATCGACGAACTCCTCGTGCTCATGAAGCTGACCGAATCGCAGAAGAAGGTCGTCGGCACGTTCTCCGGTGGCATGAAGCGCCGCCTCGACCTGGCGAGTGCATTGCTGCATCGGCCGCGGGTGCTCTTCCTCGATGAGCCGACGGAGGGGCTCGACCCGCAGAGCCGCAACGCCCTGTGGGAGGAGCTCGAATCGGTGAACGCCTCAGGCACGACCATGCTTCTGACGACGCACTACATGGAGGAGGCCGATCGGCTCTGCAAGCGGATCGCGATCATCGACGAGGGCAAGATCGTCGTCGAGGGCACGCCCGCGGAGCTGAAGCGCACGGTCGGCAACGACGTGGTCGAGCTCGCGCTGGAAGCCGACGGCGCCGATGATCTGGATCGGCAGCGCGCCGACATCGGGCGGATGCTGGAAGGCTTCGAGCCGGTCGCCGAGATCAAGCCGAGCCCGTCTGGAATTCAGCTCTACGTCTCGAATGCCGCTGCCGCGATTCCGGAACTGATGCGTCGTCTGGACGGGGACGGCGTCCGCATCGGTTCACTCACGATGCACCAACCCTCGCTGGACGACGTCTTCCTGCGCTACACCGGAAAGACGATCCGCGAGGAGCAGGCCAACGTCCATTTCACCGGCTGGTACTGA
- a CDS encoding M3 family metallopeptidase: MLHDFTNTSVESVRTAVTAALAEADALIECAVASVDAPSFEATLRPLDLAGAAALVGYSRGAFMAYVHTDADVRDAGQAAKEAVQKWNVGLPFREDLFRAVRAFADTPEAAALEGEPKRLLEFWLRDFRRAGHELGAEDKAELESLRQRLVELEVAFARNINDDQEGIEVSREDLAGLPDDYVERLSPGSEPGRYKVSIKRPEMVPFMAQAHDRSLREKLFRRNWTASVDTNRPILEEALKLRHRIAQLFGLPTWAHYALEVKMAGTPERVEEFYAQIVPPLRAAAEREVATLQARAERDGIIGPIQAWDWTYYDDQQSREEHGVDQNLVSAYLPLEPVIDGMFALTAEVFGLEYRRVPDAKAWHPDVKLYEIRDKASGELIAHFYADLFPREGKFYHAAAFPLELGHRRTDGSYATPVSAIVANLTPPGPDRPSLLRHGPHGELETLFHEFGHILHESLTRAESARFSGAETERDFVEAPSQIMEHWVWQPSILARFARHHETAEPIPQDLIDRMVGSRYLNVGLRGAWQVSYGAEDMAMHASREAVDLDAAMREAFEVTSLPYPKGTCAVASFGHLMGGYDAGYYGYLWAEVIGDDLWGRFMDEGITSPGVGMAYRRAILEPNGTRSGDDMVADFLGRPAAVENYLRMRDLLPVETEA, translated from the coding sequence ATGCTGCACGACTTCACGAACACCTCCGTCGAATCGGTCCGCACCGCGGTCACCGCCGCCCTGGCCGAGGCCGATGCCCTCATCGAGTGTGCCGTCGCCAGCGTCGATGCCCCCTCGTTCGAGGCGACGCTGCGCCCGCTCGACCTGGCCGGAGCCGCCGCGCTGGTCGGCTACTCGCGCGGCGCGTTCATGGCCTATGTCCACACCGACGCCGATGTGCGCGACGCAGGCCAGGCGGCCAAGGAGGCGGTCCAGAAGTGGAACGTCGGCCTCCCCTTCCGGGAGGACCTCTTCCGCGCAGTACGCGCCTTCGCCGACACGCCGGAGGCGGCCGCGCTCGAGGGCGAGCCAAAGCGCCTGCTGGAATTCTGGCTGCGCGACTTCCGTCGGGCGGGCCACGAGCTCGGGGCGGAGGACAAGGCCGAGCTCGAGAGCCTGCGCCAGCGCCTGGTTGAGCTGGAGGTGGCCTTCGCCCGCAACATCAATGACGACCAAGAAGGGATCGAGGTCAGCCGCGAAGACCTGGCCGGGCTGCCGGACGACTACGTCGAGCGCCTGAGCCCCGGCAGCGAGCCGGGGAGGTACAAAGTCAGCATCAAGCGGCCGGAGATGGTCCCGTTCATGGCCCAGGCGCACGATCGGTCGCTGAGGGAGAAGCTCTTCCGCCGGAACTGGACAGCGTCGGTCGACACCAATCGGCCGATCCTGGAAGAGGCGCTCAAGCTCCGACATCGGATCGCGCAGCTGTTTGGCCTTCCCACCTGGGCGCATTACGCGCTCGAGGTCAAGATGGCCGGCACGCCCGAACGGGTCGAGGAGTTCTACGCCCAGATCGTGCCGCCGCTGCGAGCCGCCGCCGAACGCGAGGTGGCGACGCTCCAGGCGCGAGCCGAGCGGGACGGCATCATCGGTCCGATCCAGGCCTGGGACTGGACTTACTACGACGACCAGCAGTCGCGCGAGGAGCACGGCGTCGACCAGAACCTGGTCAGCGCCTACCTGCCGCTCGAGCCGGTGATCGACGGGATGTTCGCGCTCACCGCGGAGGTCTTCGGCCTCGAGTACCGCCGCGTCCCGGATGCGAAGGCCTGGCACCCGGACGTGAAACTGTACGAGATCCGCGACAAGGCGAGCGGCGAGCTGATCGCCCACTTCTACGCGGACCTGTTCCCGCGCGAGGGCAAGTTCTATCACGCGGCCGCCTTCCCGCTGGAGCTGGGACACCGGCGCACCGACGGCAGCTACGCGACCCCGGTAAGCGCCATCGTCGCCAACCTGACGCCCCCCGGACCGGATCGGCCCAGCCTGCTGCGGCATGGGCCGCACGGCGAGCTGGAGACCCTCTTCCACGAGTTCGGGCACATCCTGCACGAGAGCCTGACGCGCGCCGAATCGGCCCGATTCAGCGGAGCCGAGACGGAGCGCGACTTCGTCGAGGCACCCTCCCAGATCATGGAGCATTGGGTCTGGCAGCCATCCATCCTGGCCCGTTTCGCACGGCACCACGAGACCGCTGAACCGATTCCGCAGGACCTGATCGATCGCATGGTCGGCAGCCGATACCTGAACGTGGGCCTGCGTGGCGCCTGGCAGGTGAGCTACGGCGCCGAGGACATGGCGATGCACGCCAGCCGCGAGGCGGTCGACCTCGACGCCGCCATGCGCGAGGCGTTCGAGGTCACCTCGCTCCCCTATCCGAAGGGGACGTGCGCGGTCGCCTCGTTCGGGCACCTGATGGGCGGCTACGACGCCGGCTATTACGGCTACCTGTGGGCCGAGGTGATCGGCGACGACCTGTGGGGTCGCTTCATGGATGAGGGGATCACCTCACCCGGTGTGGGGATGGCCTACCGCCGCGCGATCCTGGAGCCGAACGGCACCCGATCCGGCGACGACATGGTGGCCGATTTCCTGGGGCGGCCGGCCGCGGTCGAGAACTACCTGCGCATGCGCGACCTGCTCCCGGTGGAGACCGAGGCTTAG
- a CDS encoding ester cyclase — protein MSGISEVDGKDLVRRYLEDVFSGGNVAAMNRYLRGDEFMEGVAELVTRWRTAFPDFRISVEEVIVEGDRVVSVEILSGTHDGVYQSRIGPIAPTGTKVSWSRISIRRLDGDRFVDGFFEEDEVGLLTQLGALTDPGQVSKGRHSPMAPGRRPSVPAKDS, from the coding sequence ATGAGCGGAATCTCAGAGGTTGACGGCAAGGATCTCGTGCGCCGCTACCTGGAGGACGTCTTCAGTGGTGGCAACGTCGCCGCCATGAACCGATACCTGCGCGGTGATGAATTCATGGAGGGTGTCGCCGAGCTCGTGACGCGTTGGCGGACCGCGTTCCCCGACTTCCGGATCAGCGTCGAGGAGGTCATCGTCGAGGGTGACCGCGTAGTGAGCGTCGAGATCTTGAGTGGCACCCACGACGGCGTGTACCAGAGCCGGATAGGACCAATCGCTCCGACCGGAACCAAGGTCTCGTGGTCGCGCATCTCGATCCGCCGACTCGACGGCGACCGGTTTGTCGACGGCTTCTTCGAGGAGGATGAGGTCGGCCTGCTCACGCAGCTCGGGGCCCTGACCGACCCTGGACAGGTCTCCAAAGGCCGTCATTCGCCGATGGCGCCGGGGCGCCGCCCCTCGGTTCCCGCGAAAGACTCCTAG